The following coding sequences are from one Triticum dicoccoides isolate Atlit2015 ecotype Zavitan chromosome 4A, WEW_v2.0, whole genome shotgun sequence window:
- the LOC119283956 gene encoding xyloglucan galactosyltransferase KATAMARI1 homolog yields MNDSLLLRTATPGGSSLVHRPDFPATSIYTIFRFISINYTSLRLPPVDRSACRFWSTIYSCCTPRHANRRRELCRATGELVSNLIRSAHKGSGGRPRREHGVMKGPDKRSSTQGSAAFQSLRLVFVLATVMWASFLYYHFTALSAGAMRATVLDGASADPCRGRYVYVHDLPPRFNADILRDCQNTSDQYRWPDMCGFVSNAGLGRPLADPLDGDFTGDNGWYGTHQFALDAIFHNRMWQYECLTTHSALANAVFVPFYAGFDFVRYHWGYDNATRDAASVDLTDWLMRRPEWARAGGRDHFLVAGRTGFDFRRSNNMNPSWGTNLLNMPGGREMSVLVLEVSRVPHSREYAVPYPTYFHPRSDADVRRWQERVRGLERRSLIAFVGAPRPDNPYNIRQQIIAQCEASDACRQLGCAFGTSQCHTPGNIMRLFQRATFCLQPTGDSYTRRSAFDSMVAGCIPVFFHPVSAYLQYRWHLPEHHETYSVFIPEDGVRSRNVSIEAVLRAIPPETVERMRDEVIKLIPRLVYADPRSKLETVKDAFDVAVKGIIDRVARARAEAAGEDSSFSHAMEMFRFRRK; encoded by the exons ATGAACGACAG TCTACTCCTTCGCACCGCCACTCCCGGCGGCTCGTCGCTCGTTCATCGCCCCGACTTCCCGGCGACGTCGATCTACACCATTTTTAGGTTTATAAGTATAAACTATACTAGTCTTCGTCTTCCTCCTGTCGATCGATCTGCTTGCCGTTTCTGGAGTACTATATATAGTTGCTGCACGCCGCGGCATGCAAATCGGCGCCGCGAGCTCTGTCGTGCGACTGGTGAGCTTGTATCCAAT CTGATCAGATCCGCGCACAAGGGCAGCGGTGGCCGGCCGCGCCGGGAGCACGGGGTGATGAAGGGCCCGGACAAGAGGAGCAGCACGCAGGGGAGCGCCGCGTTCCAGTCGCTGCGGCTCGTCTTCGTCCTCGCGACCGTCATGTGGGCGTCCTTCCTCTACTACCACTTCACCGCGCTCAGCGCCGGGGCAATGAGGGCGACGGTGCTGGACGGCGCCAGCGCCGACCCGTGCCGGGGCCGGTACGTCTACGTGCACGACCTGCCGCCGCGCTTCAACGCCGACATCCTCCGCGACTGCCAGAACACCAGCGACCAGTACCGCTGGCCCGACATGTGCGGCTTCGTCAGCAACGCCGGCCTGGGCCGCCCGCTCGCCGACCCGCTCGACGGGGACTTCACCGGCGACAACGGCTGGTACGGCACCCACCAGTTCGCGCTCGACGCCATCTTCCACAACCGGATGTGGCAGTACGAGTGTCTGACGACCCACTCCGCCCTCGCCAACGCCGTCTTCGTCCCCTTCTACGCCGGCTTCGACTTCGTGCGCTACCACTGGGGCTACGACAACGCCACCAGGGACGCCGCGTCGGTCGACCTCACGGACTGGCTCATGCGCCGGCCGGAGTGGGCGCGCGCGGGCGGGAGAGACCACTTCCTCGTCGCCGGCAGGACGGGGTTTGACTTCCGGCGGAGCAACAACATGAACCCGAGCTGGGGCACCAACCTGCTCAACATGCCGGGCGGGCGGGAGATGTCGGTGCTGGTGCTGGAGGTGTCACGGGTGCCCCATAGCCGGGAGTACGCTGTGCCGTACCCGACCTACTTCCACCCGAggtccgacgccgacgtgcgccggtGGCAGGAAAGGGTGCGCGGTCTGGAGCGCCGGTCGCTGATAGCGTTCGTCGGCGCACCGCGGCCGGACAACCCGTACAACATCCGGCAGCAGATCATCGCGCAGTGCGAGGCCTCCGACGCGTGCCGGCAGCTGGGCTGCGCGTTCGGCACCAGCCAGTGCCACACCCCCGGCAACATCATGCGGCTGTTCCAGAGGGCCACCTTCTGCCTGCAGCCCACCGGCGACTCCTACACGCGGCGGTCGGCGTTCGACTCCATGGTGGCCGGCTGCATCCCGGTGTTCTTCCACCCGGTGTCGGCGTACCTGCAGTACAGGTGGCACCTCCCGGAGCACCACGAAACGTACTCGGTGTTCATCCCGGAGGACGGCGTGCGGTCGCGGAACGTGAGCATCGAGGCCGTGCTCCGGGCGATCCCGCCGGAGACGGTGGAGCGGATGCGGGACGAGGTGATAAAGCTGATACCCAGGCTGGTGTACGCGGACCCAAGGTCGAAGCTGGAGACGGTGAAGGACGCCTTCGACGTCGCCGTCAAGGGGATCATCGACAGAGTGGCCAGGGCCCGGGCCGAGGCGGCGGGGGAGGACTCGTCGTTCAGTCACGCCATGGAGATGTTTAGGTTCCGGAGAAAGTAA